In the genome of Candidatus Methylomirabilota bacterium, the window ACTGCACGCAGGGCAAAACCCATGGGGCGATTCTCGCAGTTTGCAGTAGCCGCCACCCGACTCGCGCTGGAGGATGCAAAGGTAAATATCGATACAACTCTCTCTTCCTCGACGAGCATCTTCTATGGCACGTCAATCAACGGAGGAGGCGACATCGCAGCGCGTGCCCTCGAAGGCCTTATCAGGGAGGGTGTCAGCGCAATCAACCCGTGGGCGGCTCTTGAGTATCCTCCTCATGCCACCTCGAGCTATATCGCCATAGAGTTCGGAATAACCGGTCCGGCTCTGTCTCTCTCGTCCAACTGTTGCACCGGCATCGACGCTATCAACGAAGGCTTCAAACATGTATCAGAAGGCCTCTCCGACATGGCGGTCGTCGGCGGGTGCGATGCGCCTATCTTCCCATTGGCGTTCGGCGCCTTTTGTGCCCTCGGTGCGCTGACCAAGCGGAATGACGCGCCTCGCAAGGCTTCAAGACCGTATGACCTCCAACGGGATGGAATCGTGATCTCAGAGGGTGCCGCCACCCTCGTGCTCGAGGAACTGGATGTTGCTCGTGAACGCGGAGCCCGAATCTATGGCGAGGTATTGGGACACGGATCCGCGAGTGAGGCAATTGGCATGCGCAAGGGTGATCTCTCTGGCAAGCGAATGGCCTCTGCAATCTCTGACGCGATTCGCCAGGCAGGCCTTGTAGCTGAAGACATTGACCACGTCAACGCCCACGGAAGCTCACTGCCCGACTACGACATATGCGATACCAACGCCTTTAAGGAGGCGTTAGGGACACACGCTTACAAGATTCCGATAAGTTCCATAAAGTCGATGATGGGGCAGCCTGTGTCGGCGGCGGGCACGATCCAGGCCGCGGCCGCATGCTTGTCGCTCAGGGAACAAGTGGTCCCGCCCACCATCAACCAAGAGACCCCGGACCCCCGATGCGACTTGGACTATGTCCCAAACGTATCGCGCGTTGCGCGAGTACGAACTGTCCTGATCAACGGCCACAGTTTCGGCGGCAGTGTAGCAGCACTGGTAGTCGGACAAACTCCCCCGTAGCACACAGAGGAGCCGCTTGCAGACCGTTGGCGTCTTGGCGCTCGGCGCGACCCTAGTCACGCTTGCCACGTTCGTCTATTTGCACAATAGGCGCGCCGCTGAGAATCGGCGCTTTGCTCTCGCTGCGCTTACGATCGCGGGTTGGATTGTCTGCATATCCTTCGCTCTTTCTTCCGAATCCGTGCGGACAACGATTGCCCTGGGTCGTTTGGGTTTCGCTTTCGCAAGTGCGATCCCGTTCTGCTTGCTTTGGATGTTCGATGCTTTCTCGGTCGATGCTGGACGCAAGCTAAAACCGCAGATCTTCATCCCAGCGGTGTGCTGCGGCGGATCTATACTTCTCTCGCTGTCGCCATGGATTGTCGCGGGCGCCCGTATGCAGCCCAGTCGTGCCAGCTTCATCTATGGCCCCGCTCACAAACTCTTCGGTGTCTACTTCCTACTTTGTTTTCTGCTCGCGCTCTTCACTCTATGGCGAACGATTCGGTCAACCGCAGGCGTTCGGAAACTTCAGCTTCGATACCTGCTTCTTGGAATCCTCCTCGGCGGCGCCGGTGCGATCACAACCAACCTGCTGATTCCCCTGATTTGGACTACCTCAAAGTACAGCTTCCTGGGTCCCTACTTCTCGCTCTTGGTCGTGTCCTTCTCAGCACACGCAATAATTCGGCATCGTCTAATGGATATTCGGGTAGTTATCCGACAGGGAGCTGTGTATGTGTCGGCGATCGTTGCATCTGTCTCGGTGTTTCTCGCTTTCGTCCAGCTGTATCAGTACGCTTCCGGATTCGACACTAGCAACATCCCGCTCGCCGAAGCTCTCATTCTCTCCATCATCGTCGCCATTCTCTTCCAGCCACTCAAGAGTTGGATCCAGCGCTCTTTCAATCGTTATGTCTATCGAGAGAAGTACGATCTACAGCGGACGCTACGCGAGTCCAGCAGACGCCTTAGCAGCACCCTAGACCTTGGGTCTCTACTCGAGTACCTGACCGTAACTATCGAGAGCACATTCAAAGCCGAGGCAGTCTTCGTCTACCTTCACGACGCGCAGAAGCGAGCCTACGTGGCGAGCCAGCGACCGAGTGATAGCCCATGGTTGGCAACCAGCGCTGATTCGCCAATATTGGATGTCTCCTCGATAGTTCAGTTCCTACGTCAAGAGCGCCGGCCCCTTGTGCATGAAGAGGCGATTCGTCAGCCGCCCGATACGCCAATCAATCGGGCGGCAGCGGAGTTACGAGCGGTTCGCGGCGATGTGGCCTTTCCTTTGATGGAGGATCGGTCGCTGGCCGGGATGGTAGTCGTCGGGCCCAAACGGTCCGGTGATCCCTATTTCTCCGAGGATGTCGATCTTCTCTCGACTTTGGTTAGCCAAGCTGCGGTCGCGGTTAAGAATGCGCACCTGTATCGAGAAGTGGTGCTCGTCAACGAGTATGTCGACAACATCCTCTCAACAATGGCCAGTGGCGTGATCGCCTTGAATGCGTCTGGCCACATCTCGTTGTCCAACCCCGCCGCCGAACGTCTTACCGGCATGAGCCTCAAGAGAAGGAACCCTGTCTCATACGTTGATCTTCCGGTGGCGCTGGCTGAACCGCTTAGAGACACGTTGTTGGACGGCAAGGCTTACTCGCAGCTCGAAACCTCTCTTCACACTAGAGAGGGCCAGGCCCTCCCGCTGGTCTATTCGACAGCGCCGCTTCAGGCCAAAGACAGATCCACTCTCGGAGCACTTATTGTCTTCAGCGATCTAACCAGACTGAAACAACTCGAGATTGAAAAGCAGCGCGCCGAACGCCTTGCATCTTTTGGATCGCTGGCTTCCGGCGTCGCACATGAGATCAAGAACCCGCTAGTGGCAATCAGAACCTTTGCTGAGCTGCTGCCTGAACGCTTCGCCGACATTGACTTCCGTGAGGACTTCTCAAAAGTTGTTGTTAGAGAGATCGACAGAATTGACAACTTGGTAGCGCGGCTAAGAGGCATCGCCAGCGCGCCCCACCCGCAAACCGGCTCCGTCGACCTTCGGCAGCCATTGCTGGACACTCTGAAGCTGCTACGTGGCCAACTAGAACAAAGCCAGACAGCCGTTCACTACTCGGTTGAGGACGAGGCTCCCTATGTAGCCATCGAAGATTCGCAACTCAAACAGCTCTTCCTGAATATTCTCCAGAATGCGCTTGAGGCGATGGGTTCGGGCGGAGCGATTAACATCAGGATAGCCCGGACCCAATCTCCTGGGCCGTCCTGGATCCTCCTCGAGGTTTCCGATACGGGCCCCGGAATGTCCGAGTCGGTCAGAGGTCACATATTCGAGCCCTTCTTCACTACCAAGCCAACAGGCTCCGGCCTCGGGCTAGCCATCTGCCGAAGCATCGTCGACGCGCATAGGGGATCGATCCGAGCTGAAAACAATCGCGCACACCGAGGCACGACTATCATAGTCGAGCTTCCGGCTGCTGAAGCTAGCGCAGAAGCCTTTCAAAGCGCAGTTCGTGGTTAGCGTTAAGGAAAGCTGAGGAGATTAATGCTCGGCGGGTCCATAAACTGGCTACTCCTCATAGCCACGGCCATAGCAAATCTAGGTATGGGCCTGTATGTGTTTGGTCGCGCGCCGCGATCCTCACTGAACAGAGCCTTTGGGCTCCTAGCGCTGGCTACAAGTCTGTGGTCTGGCTCACTGGCCGTCGGCTATCACGTCGATCCGCA includes:
- a CDS encoding beta-ketoacyl-[acyl-carrier-protein] synthase family protein, translating into MKNPRRVVITGLGVIAPNGIGKDTFWQNLVAGKSGIDYITAFDPSPYPCHVAGEVRDFDPKAFMTARRAKPMGRFSQFAVAATRLALEDAKVNIDTTLSSSTSIFYGTSINGGGDIAARALEGLIREGVSAINPWAALEYPPHATSSYIAIEFGITGPALSLSSNCCTGIDAINEGFKHVSEGLSDMAVVGGCDAPIFPLAFGAFCALGALTKRNDAPRKASRPYDLQRDGIVISEGAATLVLEELDVARERGARIYGEVLGHGSASEAIGMRKGDLSGKRMASAISDAIRQAGLVAEDIDHVNAHGSSLPDYDICDTNAFKEALGTHAYKIPISSIKSMMGQPVSAAGTIQAAAACLSLREQVVPPTINQETPDPRCDLDYVPNVSRVARVRTVLINGHSFGGSVAALVVGQTPP
- a CDS encoding ATP-binding protein; this translates as MQTVGVLALGATLVTLATFVYLHNRRAAENRRFALAALTIAGWIVCISFALSSESVRTTIALGRLGFAFASAIPFCLLWMFDAFSVDAGRKLKPQIFIPAVCCGGSILLSLSPWIVAGARMQPSRASFIYGPAHKLFGVYFLLCFLLALFTLWRTIRSTAGVRKLQLRYLLLGILLGGAGAITTNLLIPLIWTTSKYSFLGPYFSLLVVSFSAHAIIRHRLMDIRVVIRQGAVYVSAIVASVSVFLAFVQLYQYASGFDTSNIPLAEALILSIIVAILFQPLKSWIQRSFNRYVYREKYDLQRTLRESSRRLSSTLDLGSLLEYLTVTIESTFKAEAVFVYLHDAQKRAYVASQRPSDSPWLATSADSPILDVSSIVQFLRQERRPLVHEEAIRQPPDTPINRAAAELRAVRGDVAFPLMEDRSLAGMVVVGPKRSGDPYFSEDVDLLSTLVSQAAVAVKNAHLYREVVLVNEYVDNILSTMASGVIALNASGHISLSNPAAERLTGMSLKRRNPVSYVDLPVALAEPLRDTLLDGKAYSQLETSLHTREGQALPLVYSTAPLQAKDRSTLGALIVFSDLTRLKQLEIEKQRAERLASFGSLASGVAHEIKNPLVAIRTFAELLPERFADIDFREDFSKVVVREIDRIDNLVARLRGIASAPHPQTGSVDLRQPLLDTLKLLRGQLEQSQTAVHYSVEDEAPYVAIEDSQLKQLFLNILQNALEAMGSGGAINIRIARTQSPGPSWILLEVSDTGPGMSESVRGHIFEPFFTTKPTGSGLGLAICRSIVDAHRGSIRAENNRAHRGTTIIVELPAAEASAEAFQSAVRG